In Hippocampus zosterae strain Florida chromosome 3, ASM2543408v3, whole genome shotgun sequence, a genomic segment contains:
- the hmg20a gene encoding high mobility group protein 20A isoform X4: MDEQQSSPTANTENASQRNGDEKTRRANWTKGRKRKKPMKDRNAPKAPLTGYVRFMNDRREQLRAERPDVPFPEITRMLGNEWSKLPPEEKQRYLDEADRDKERYMRELEKYQKTEAYKHFTRKVQEKQKGKRQRGDVGNPAANESLHEKESEGKDRTVFDIPIFTEEFLNHSKAREAEMRQLRKTNMEYEERNAALQKHVESMRGAVERLEGDVMQERGRNGLLHQHLDTLRQALAASFSSVPLPGSGEMPTLDSIDSYMKKLHSIIMSNPQEHDSLINTVRDLVNRLDR, translated from the exons ATGGATGAACAGCAGTCGTCTCCCACGGCCAATACGGAAAATGCCAGCCAGAGAAACGGAGATGAG AAGACACGACGTGCCAACTGGACCAAgggcaggaagaggaagaagcccATGAAGGACAGGAATGCGCCCAAAGCGCCTCTGACGGGCTACGTTCGCTTCATGAACGACAGGCGCGAGCAGCTGAGGGCCGAGCGTCCGGACGTGCCCTTCCCGGAGATCACCAGGATGCTGGGCAACGAGTGGAGCAAGCTGCCGCCTGAGGAAAAACAG CGATATCTGGACGAAGCGGACCGCGACAAGGAGCGCTACATGCGGGAGCTGGAGAAATACCAGAAGACGGAGGCGTACAAGCATTTCACCAGGAAGGTCCAAGAGAAGCAGAAGGGCAAGCGACAGAGAGGCG ATGTCGGGAACCCGGCGGCCAATGAGTCTCTGCACGAG AAGGAATCCGAGGGCAAGGACCGAACAGTGTTTGACATCCCCATTTTCACAGAGGAGTTCCTCAACCACAGCAAAG CTCGTGAGGCCGAGATGCGACAGCTGCGCAAGACCAACATGGAGTACGAGGAGCGCAACGCCGCGCTCCAGAAGCACGTGGAGAGCATGCGCGGCGCCGTGGAGCGTCTGGAGGGAGACGTGATGCAAGAGAGGGGGCGCAACGGTCTGCTCCACCAGCACCTGGACACCCTGCGACAGGCGCTCGCCGCCAGCTTTTCCTCTGTGCCTCTGCCAG GCAGCGGAGAGATGCCCACACTGGACTCCATCGACTCGTACATGAAGAAGCTGCACAGCATCATCATGAGCAACCCGCAGGAACAcgacagcctcattaacaccgTGAGAGACCTGGTCAACCGTTTGGACAG ATAA
- the hmg20a gene encoding high mobility group protein 20A isoform X3: MNSSRLPRPIRKMPARETEMSKELQNCGLSSQKTRRANWTKGRKRKKPMKDRNAPKAPLTGYVRFMNDRREQLRAERPDVPFPEITRMLGNEWSKLPPEEKQRYLDEADRDKERYMRELEKYQKTEAYKHFTRKVQEKQKGKRQRGDVGNPAANESLHEESEGKDRTVFDIPIFTEEFLNHSKAREAEMRQLRKTNMEYEERNAALQKHVESMRGAVERLEGDVMQERGRNGLLHQHLDTLRQALAASFSSVPLPGSGEMPTLDSIDSYMKKLHSIIMSNPQEHDSLINTVRDLVNRLDR, from the exons ATGAACAGCAGTCGTCTCCCACGGCCAATACGGAAAATGCCAGCCAGAGAAACGGAGATGAG CAAAGAATTACAGAATTGTGGCTTATCATCTCAGAAGACACGACGTGCCAACTGGACCAAgggcaggaagaggaagaagcccATGAAGGACAGGAATGCGCCCAAAGCGCCTCTGACGGGCTACGTTCGCTTCATGAACGACAGGCGCGAGCAGCTGAGGGCCGAGCGTCCGGACGTGCCCTTCCCGGAGATCACCAGGATGCTGGGCAACGAGTGGAGCAAGCTGCCGCCTGAGGAAAAACAG CGATATCTGGACGAAGCGGACCGCGACAAGGAGCGCTACATGCGGGAGCTGGAGAAATACCAGAAGACGGAGGCGTACAAGCATTTCACCAGGAAGGTCCAAGAGAAGCAGAAGGGCAAGCGACAGAGAGGCG ATGTCGGGAACCCGGCGGCCAATGAGTCTCTGCACGAG GAATCCGAGGGCAAGGACCGAACAGTGTTTGACATCCCCATTTTCACAGAGGAGTTCCTCAACCACAGCAAAG CTCGTGAGGCCGAGATGCGACAGCTGCGCAAGACCAACATGGAGTACGAGGAGCGCAACGCCGCGCTCCAGAAGCACGTGGAGAGCATGCGCGGCGCCGTGGAGCGTCTGGAGGGAGACGTGATGCAAGAGAGGGGGCGCAACGGTCTGCTCCACCAGCACCTGGACACCCTGCGACAGGCGCTCGCCGCCAGCTTTTCCTCTGTGCCTCTGCCAG GCAGCGGAGAGATGCCCACACTGGACTCCATCGACTCGTACATGAAGAAGCTGCACAGCATCATCATGAGCAACCCGCAGGAACAcgacagcctcattaacaccgTGAGAGACCTGGTCAACCGTTTGGACAG ATAA
- the hmg20a gene encoding high mobility group protein 20A isoform X1, which produces MNSSRLPRPIRKMPARETEMSKELQNCGLSSQKTRRANWTKGRKRKKPMKDRNAPKAPLTGYVRFMNDRREQLRAERPDVPFPEITRMLGNEWSKLPPEEKQRYLDEADRDKERYMRELEKYQKTEAYKHFTRKVQEKQKGKRQRGDVGNPAANESLHEKESEGKDRTVFDIPIFTEEFLNHSKAREAEMRQLRKTNMEYEERNAALQKHVESMRGAVERLEGDVMQERGRNGLLHQHLDTLRQALAASFSSVPLPGSGEMPTLDSIDSYMKKLHSIIMSNPQEHDSLINTVRDLVNRLDR; this is translated from the exons ATGAACAGCAGTCGTCTCCCACGGCCAATACGGAAAATGCCAGCCAGAGAAACGGAGATGAG CAAAGAATTACAGAATTGTGGCTTATCATCTCAGAAGACACGACGTGCCAACTGGACCAAgggcaggaagaggaagaagcccATGAAGGACAGGAATGCGCCCAAAGCGCCTCTGACGGGCTACGTTCGCTTCATGAACGACAGGCGCGAGCAGCTGAGGGCCGAGCGTCCGGACGTGCCCTTCCCGGAGATCACCAGGATGCTGGGCAACGAGTGGAGCAAGCTGCCGCCTGAGGAAAAACAG CGATATCTGGACGAAGCGGACCGCGACAAGGAGCGCTACATGCGGGAGCTGGAGAAATACCAGAAGACGGAGGCGTACAAGCATTTCACCAGGAAGGTCCAAGAGAAGCAGAAGGGCAAGCGACAGAGAGGCG ATGTCGGGAACCCGGCGGCCAATGAGTCTCTGCACGAG AAGGAATCCGAGGGCAAGGACCGAACAGTGTTTGACATCCCCATTTTCACAGAGGAGTTCCTCAACCACAGCAAAG CTCGTGAGGCCGAGATGCGACAGCTGCGCAAGACCAACATGGAGTACGAGGAGCGCAACGCCGCGCTCCAGAAGCACGTGGAGAGCATGCGCGGCGCCGTGGAGCGTCTGGAGGGAGACGTGATGCAAGAGAGGGGGCGCAACGGTCTGCTCCACCAGCACCTGGACACCCTGCGACAGGCGCTCGCCGCCAGCTTTTCCTCTGTGCCTCTGCCAG GCAGCGGAGAGATGCCCACACTGGACTCCATCGACTCGTACATGAAGAAGCTGCACAGCATCATCATGAGCAACCCGCAGGAACAcgacagcctcattaacaccgTGAGAGACCTGGTCAACCGTTTGGACAG ATAA
- the hmg20a gene encoding high mobility group protein 20A isoform X2, giving the protein MNSSRLPRPIRKMPARETEMSKELQNCGLSSQKTRRANWTKGRKRKKPMKDRNAPKAPLTGYVRFMNDRREQLRAERPDVPFPEITRMLGNEWSKLPPEEKQRYLDEADRDKERYMRELEKYQKTEAYKHFTRKVQEKQKGKRQRGDVGNPAANESLHEKESEGKDRTVFDIPIFTEEFLNHSKAREAEMRQLRKTNMEYEERNAALQKHVESMRGAVERLEGDVMQERGRNGLLHQHLDTLRQALAASFSSVPLPGSGEMPTLDSIDSYMKKLHSIIMSNPQEHDSLINTVRDLVNRLDR; this is encoded by the exons ATGAACAGCAGTCGTCTCCCACGGCCAATACGGAAAATGCCAGCCAGAGAAACGGAGATGAG CAAAGAATTACAGAATTGTGGCTTATCATCTCAGAAGACACGACGTGCCAACTGGACCAAgggcaggaagaggaagaagcccATGAAGGACAGGAATGCGCCCAAAGCGCCTCTGACGGGCTACGTTCGCTTCATGAACGACAGGCGCGAGCAGCTGAGGGCCGAGCGTCCGGACGTGCCCTTCCCGGAGATCACCAGGATGCTGGGCAACGAGTGGAGCAAGCTGCCGCCTGAGGAAAAACAG CGATATCTGGACGAAGCGGACCGCGACAAGGAGCGCTACATGCGGGAGCTGGAGAAATACCAGAAGACGGAGGCGTACAAGCATTTCACCAGGAAGGTCCAAGAGAAGCAGAAGGGCAAGCGACAGAGAGGCG ATGTCGGGAACCCGGCGGCCAATGAGTCTCTGCACGAG AAGGAATCCGAGGGCAAGGACCGAACAGTGTTTGACATCCCCATTTTCACAGAGGAGTTCCTCAACCACAGCAAAG CTCGTGAGGCCGAGATGCGACAGCTGCGCAAGACCAACATGGAGTACGAGGAGCGCAACGCCGCGCTCCAGAAGCACGTGGAGAGCATGCGCGGCGCCGTGGAGCGTCTGGAGGGAGACGTGATGCAAGAGAGGGGGCGCAACGGTCTGCTCCACCAGCACCTGGACACCCTGCGACAGGCGCTCGCCGCCAGCTTTTCCTCTGTGCCTCTGCCAG GCAGCGGAGAGATGCCCACACTGGACTCCATCGACTCGTACATGAAGAAGCTGCACAGCATCATCATGAGCAACCCGCAGGAACAcgacagcctcattaacaccgTGAGAGACCTGGTCAACCGTTTGGACAGGTAG
- the hmg20a gene encoding high mobility group protein 20A isoform X5: MDEQQSSPTANTENASQRNGDEKTRRANWTKGRKRKKPMKDRNAPKAPLTGYVRFMNDRREQLRAERPDVPFPEITRMLGNEWSKLPPEEKQRYLDEADRDKERYMRELEKYQKTEAYKHFTRKVQEKQKGKRQRGDVGNPAANESLHEKESEGKDRTVFDIPIFTEEFLNHSKAREAEMRQLRKTNMEYEERNAALQKHVESMRGAVERLEGDVMQERGRNGLLHQHLDTLRQALAASFSSVPLPGSGEMPTLDSIDSYMKKLHSIIMSNPQEHDSLINTVRDLVNRLDR; the protein is encoded by the exons ATGGATGAACAGCAGTCGTCTCCCACGGCCAATACGGAAAATGCCAGCCAGAGAAACGGAGATGAG AAGACACGACGTGCCAACTGGACCAAgggcaggaagaggaagaagcccATGAAGGACAGGAATGCGCCCAAAGCGCCTCTGACGGGCTACGTTCGCTTCATGAACGACAGGCGCGAGCAGCTGAGGGCCGAGCGTCCGGACGTGCCCTTCCCGGAGATCACCAGGATGCTGGGCAACGAGTGGAGCAAGCTGCCGCCTGAGGAAAAACAG CGATATCTGGACGAAGCGGACCGCGACAAGGAGCGCTACATGCGGGAGCTGGAGAAATACCAGAAGACGGAGGCGTACAAGCATTTCACCAGGAAGGTCCAAGAGAAGCAGAAGGGCAAGCGACAGAGAGGCG ATGTCGGGAACCCGGCGGCCAATGAGTCTCTGCACGAG AAGGAATCCGAGGGCAAGGACCGAACAGTGTTTGACATCCCCATTTTCACAGAGGAGTTCCTCAACCACAGCAAAG CTCGTGAGGCCGAGATGCGACAGCTGCGCAAGACCAACATGGAGTACGAGGAGCGCAACGCCGCGCTCCAGAAGCACGTGGAGAGCATGCGCGGCGCCGTGGAGCGTCTGGAGGGAGACGTGATGCAAGAGAGGGGGCGCAACGGTCTGCTCCACCAGCACCTGGACACCCTGCGACAGGCGCTCGCCGCCAGCTTTTCCTCTGTGCCTCTGCCAG GCAGCGGAGAGATGCCCACACTGGACTCCATCGACTCGTACATGAAGAAGCTGCACAGCATCATCATGAGCAACCCGCAGGAACAcgacagcctcattaacaccgTGAGAGACCTGGTCAACCGTTTGGACAGGTAG